Proteins encoded within one genomic window of Leptolyngbya sp. FACHB-261:
- a CDS encoding Crp/Fnr family transcriptional regulator — MLTSVDRLLFVRQVPVFQELRDDFLVRLASIMDEVTYPPQHTIFTEGQEGQALFIVVQGQVRVHLRQQELAQLAQGACFGEMSLFDSEPRSASVTTLESCTCLVLTQQQLYEAIDETPGIAVNIIRLLSRRIRDLNQKLNPVLQGQVTQDVGTEVAAR, encoded by the coding sequence ATGTTAACCAGCGTTGATCGCCTACTCTTCGTCCGCCAAGTGCCTGTTTTTCAGGAATTACGCGATGACTTTCTGGTTCGACTAGCCTCGATCATGGACGAAGTCACCTATCCACCCCAGCACACGATTTTTACTGAGGGCCAGGAAGGCCAAGCACTATTTATCGTAGTTCAGGGCCAAGTTCGGGTACATCTGCGGCAACAGGAGCTAGCCCAACTTGCTCAGGGAGCCTGCTTTGGCGAGATGTCCCTGTTTGACTCCGAACCCCGCTCAGCCTCAGTCACCACGCTGGAATCCTGCACTTGCCTAGTGTTGACGCAGCAACAGCTCTACGAGGCCATTGACGAAACACCAGGCATTGCAGTCAACATTATTCGCTTGCTCTCACGCCGCATTCGTGACCTCAACCAGAAGCTAAACCCTGTACTACAGGGCCAAGTCACACAGGATGTTGGCACGGAAGTGGCTGCCCGCTAG
- a CDS encoding TerB family tellurite resistance protein, which yields MSIQPPPPPPITPRQMNLLRAVTAMAWSDGQLEPDEVRLLIDRFAKLFATSETQQAKLKQELQDYLDQNIPLDELIPLIPNLEDRQIVLKLGYEVIRASARTPDEPKVNPDEEVAYQRLVRLLGLPADMVKAIETEAEREVGGGGLDGLVQRLSRFIKG from the coding sequence ATGAGCATTCAACCACCGCCACCGCCACCGATCACGCCTCGCCAGATGAATTTACTGCGGGCTGTAACCGCAATGGCCTGGTCTGATGGACAGCTAGAGCCAGATGAAGTGCGTTTGCTGATCGACCGCTTCGCAAAATTGTTCGCGACTTCTGAAACGCAGCAGGCTAAGTTGAAGCAAGAGCTTCAGGATTATCTAGATCAGAACATTCCGCTAGATGAGCTGATTCCTCTGATCCCTAACCTAGAAGACCGTCAAATTGTGCTGAAGTTAGGCTACGAGGTAATTCGAGCCAGCGCCCGCACCCCAGACGAGCCGAAGGTTAACCCCGATGAGGAAGTTGCCTATCAGCGCCTGGTTCGGTTATTGGGACTGCCAGCCGACATGGTGAAAGCGATCGAGACTGAGGCTGAACGGGAGGTCGGTGGCGGCGGGCTTGATGGTCTGGTTCAGCGCTTGAGCCGGTTCATCAAAGGCTAG
- a CDS encoding transglutaminase domain-containing protein: MMSDVNNTSAQTESLIRPIAASALAGFAFVGDSVVALDRYSGSLISIEPATGATTVLNPYPQQRLSGARGLAYSGGLVWISQERTVYQSSLTKKGRLGPLEPLLSLPEPVEGVAVDGDRIYLTCRYSSRILIFDRALGKQVGEFYAPGVGEENLYVHNHSLYGPALWVCDSLEQTVYCLDLQTGDLRFNLLTPFEQPSGLAFLGDELYVAYAGDERYIRESPNDEDPFQVAVRDQTFIHSLSFKHFVEERYTLSGGYRVELTYLEEIDPLEPVTLEDLTWKIALPDNTHRQKVCQVEPVGMPFTEEVHGTQRMAVFHFDRLEPGEVRLFGWRAVLEVRGIKYNLRFEDVEDAGELPAELREQYLVDDDDLAMDTESVRQAAVEAIGSETNLLRQMLGIRNYVYDHLSYRVTPYIDAPDSVLERGSGSCGEYVGVLLALARLNGIACRTVGRYKCPPHPDLRGVPLIPEYNHVWIEFYIPDFGWVPMESNPDDTGDSPYPRRFFMGLPWLHVEIGRGISFETISARDYSIGELAINHVRFRVLDEL; the protein is encoded by the coding sequence ATGATGTCCGATGTGAACAACACCTCTGCTCAGACCGAATCCCTTATTCGCCCCATTGCTGCCTCTGCCCTGGCTGGCTTCGCCTTCGTTGGCGACAGTGTTGTGGCGCTCGACCGCTATTCTGGCTCCCTAATCTCGATTGAGCCCGCCACAGGAGCAACCACAGTTCTCAACCCCTACCCGCAACAACGGCTATCGGGTGCAAGGGGACTGGCTTACAGTGGCGGTCTGGTCTGGATTAGTCAAGAGCGCACTGTTTATCAAAGCAGCCTCACTAAAAAAGGGCGGCTGGGCCCCCTAGAACCTCTGCTCAGCTTGCCCGAGCCTGTAGAGGGTGTTGCTGTCGATGGTGACCGCATCTATCTAACCTGTCGCTACAGCAGTCGCATTCTGATTTTTGACCGAGCCCTAGGCAAACAGGTCGGCGAGTTTTATGCCCCTGGTGTTGGCGAAGAAAATCTCTACGTCCACAACCACAGCCTCTATGGTCCTGCCCTTTGGGTCTGTGACAGCCTAGAGCAAACGGTGTACTGCCTGGATCTGCAGACAGGCGACCTCCGCTTCAACCTACTAACGCCCTTTGAGCAACCTTCTGGCCTGGCGTTCCTGGGGGATGAGCTTTACGTCGCATATGCAGGCGATGAGCGCTACATTCGCGAGAGCCCTAACGATGAAGATCCGTTTCAGGTGGCAGTCCGAGATCAGACTTTTATTCACTCACTCTCCTTCAAGCACTTTGTTGAAGAGCGCTATACCTTATCTGGTGGCTATCGAGTTGAGCTGACCTACCTCGAAGAAATAGATCCTTTAGAGCCAGTCACTCTGGAGGATCTAACCTGGAAAATTGCCCTGCCCGACAATACCCACCGGCAGAAGGTTTGTCAGGTTGAGCCCGTGGGTATGCCTTTCACTGAGGAAGTACACGGCACCCAACGCATGGCTGTGTTCCACTTTGATCGCCTAGAACCAGGTGAGGTGCGGCTATTCGGCTGGCGAGCGGTATTAGAGGTGCGAGGCATTAAGTACAACCTCAGATTCGAAGATGTTGAGGATGCGGGTGAGTTGCCGGCCGAACTGCGAGAGCAATATCTGGTCGATGACGATGACCTAGCAATGGACACCGAAAGTGTTCGCCAAGCTGCAGTGGAAGCCATTGGCAGCGAAACCAACCTACTACGGCAGATGCTAGGCATCCGCAATTACGTATACGACCATCTCAGCTATCGAGTCACGCCCTACATTGACGCACCCGATTCGGTTTTAGAGCGGGGCAGCGGCTCTTGCGGTGAGTATGTCGGTGTTCTGCTGGCTCTGGCCCGACTGAACGGCATCGCCTGTCGTACCGTAGGCCGCTATAAGTGTCCACCCCATCCTGATTTGCGCGGCGTGCCCCTGATCCCGGAGTACAACCACGTCTGGATCGAGTTCTATATTCCTGATTTCGGCTGGGTACCAATGGAGTCTAACCCGGACGACACTGGCGATAGTCCTTATCCCCGTCGCTTCTTTATGGGTCTACCCTGGCTCCATGTCGAAATTGGGCGGGGCATTTCTTTCGAGACGATTAGTGCACGTGATTATTCGATTGGCGAACTTGCCATCAACCACGTTCGTTTCCGCGTGCTGGACGAGCTGTAG
- a CDS encoding DEAD/DEAH box helicase, which translates to MTLSFQTLGLSEAQLRVLGDLGFTDPTPIQVQAIPVLLEGRDVVGQAQTGTGKTAAFGLPLLHRLEQNNPDVQALILTPTRELAIQVAQALHSFRTESRVRVLPVYGGQSIERQLQRLERGVQVVVGTPGRVLDLLERGSLRLNGVRMLVLDEADEMLNMGFLPDVERILSQVPDARQTAFFSATLNNGMQQLIRRYLKEPVNVRVQTPKDAPVRITQVAYQLPRNVPKSRALLPILEVEDPEAAIIFVRTRQAAAELTSTLQAAGHSVDEYHGNLSQSQRERLLSRFRSSQVRWIVATDIAARGLDIDTLTHVVNYDLPDSLESYVHRIGRTGRAGREGRAITLVTSFERYKLRAIERHVGQTLEVLSLPTRAEVEAKNLEKFKTRIQEALSGERLASFLPLVAQLGGDGYDVQAIAAAALQLAYDGNRKPGDMALADELEPEQRSNGGSEGGRPRSSRPVPRVSRRS; encoded by the coding sequence GTGACCCTTTCTTTTCAAACTTTAGGACTCTCAGAAGCGCAGCTGCGTGTATTGGGTGACCTAGGTTTTACCGACCCGACCCCTATCCAAGTTCAAGCCATCCCAGTTCTACTGGAGGGGCGTGATGTCGTTGGCCAGGCTCAAACCGGTACTGGTAAAACTGCCGCATTTGGACTGCCTTTGTTGCACCGTCTGGAGCAAAATAACCCAGATGTCCAAGCTTTAATTTTGACACCGACTCGCGAATTAGCGATTCAGGTTGCCCAAGCTTTACATAGCTTTCGCACAGAATCTCGTGTGCGGGTTCTGCCGGTTTACGGGGGGCAGTCGATTGAACGCCAGCTCCAGCGTCTAGAGCGCGGGGTTCAGGTAGTTGTCGGGACACCCGGCCGGGTTCTTGACTTGCTAGAGCGTGGTAGCCTGCGCTTGAACGGTGTCCGCATGCTGGTGCTGGACGAAGCTGACGAGATGCTCAATATGGGCTTCTTGCCAGATGTTGAGCGGATCTTGTCTCAGGTGCCAGATGCCCGCCAAACGGCCTTCTTCTCGGCCACGCTCAACAATGGTATGCAGCAACTCATTCGCCGCTACTTGAAAGAGCCGGTGAATGTAAGGGTGCAGACTCCTAAAGATGCCCCTGTCCGCATTACTCAGGTAGCCTATCAACTGCCCCGCAACGTGCCCAAGTCTAGGGCGCTGCTGCCAATTCTGGAGGTAGAAGATCCAGAAGCTGCGATTATCTTTGTGCGCACACGCCAAGCGGCAGCTGAACTCACGAGCACGCTTCAGGCCGCTGGGCACAGCGTAGATGAGTATCACGGCAACTTGAGCCAGAGCCAGCGTGAGCGGCTGCTTAGCAGGTTCCGTTCCTCACAGGTCCGCTGGATTGTGGCAACAGACATTGCAGCTCGCGGGCTTGATATCGATACGCTGACCCACGTCGTTAACTACGACTTGCCAGATAGCCTTGAGAGTTATGTTCACCGCATCGGTCGTACAGGCCGAGCTGGGCGTGAAGGGCGTGCCATCACCTTGGTCACCTCTTTTGAGCGTTACAAGCTGCGGGCGATTGAGCGTCACGTTGGCCAGACCCTAGAGGTGCTATCACTGCCGACGCGTGCAGAAGTAGAAGCCAAGAACTTGGAGAAATTCAAGACCCGTATCCAGGAGGCTCTATCTGGAGAACGGCTAGCTTCTTTCTTGCCCCTCGTGGCCCAGTTGGGTGGCGATGGTTACGATGTCCAGGCAATTGCGGCAGCTGCATTACAGTTGGCCTACGATGGCAATCGCAAGCCGGGAGACATGGCTTTAGCTGATGAACTAGAGCCAGAGCAACGCTCCAATGGTGGCAGCGAAGGTGGACGTCCGCGTTCGTCTCGCCCTGTGCCGAGAGTGAGCCGTCGTTCCTAA